Within Raineyella sp. W15-4, the genomic segment GGCCTCCGGCCTGTCCGCCATCGACTACGCGGCCGACAAGCTCGTCTCGGTCAACACTCCCGGTTACATGATCGCCGGTGGGGTGGAGGCGGGTTCGCAGGCGCAGGAGCCGGTCAACCCGGCGATGGCCGACGCCGCGCATGCCCTCGCGGATGAGTTCCGGATCACCCGCGAGCAGCGCCGGGCGTACGCCGAGCGCTCCCGCACCCGGGCCGCCACCTCCGCCGACAAAGACCTGTTCGGCCACGAGATCGTCCCCGTCGGCGGGGTGAGCACCGACGACCTCAGCTGGGAGGACGCCGACCCGTCGGTGATCGACGACGGCGCCGCCGCGGTGCTGATGATCGACGGCGCCAGCCAGCGCCGGCTGCGCAGGCCGGGGCTGCGGGTCACCGCCAGCGCGACCTTCGGCTGTGACCCCGCCCGGGTCGGCTGGGGCATCGTGCCGGCGATCGAGAAGGTCCTCTACGCCACCCGGCTGAAGCTGGACCAGTTCGACGCGATCGAGTTCGACGAGGCGTTCGCCTCCAACGTGCTGGTCGCCTGCTCCGCCCTGCACCTGGATCCCGAACGGATCTGCCGCCAGGGCGGCGCGATCGCCTTCGGCCACCCGTGGGGCGCCTCCGGTGCGGTGGTGATCACCCGGCTGTTCGCCCAGCTGGTCCGCCAGAGCCAAGGCCGCTTCGGCCTGGCCGCCGTCTCGGCCGGCTCCGGCCAGGGCATCGCCATGGTGGTCGAACGGTGCTGATCGAGGCCGACCACGTCACCCACACGTACGGCGACGGACCCGCCGCCCGGACGGTGCTGCGGGACCTGTCGGTGCGGCTGACCGAGCGCCGGGTGGGCATCGTGGGCCACAACGGGTCCGGCAAGTCGACCTTCGCCCGGATGGTGAACGGCCTGATCGTCCCCACCCGGGGCAGGATCCTCGTCGACGGTCGGGACACCGCCAGCCAGGCGCGGGAGATCCGCAAGCACGTCGGTTTCCTCTTCACCGACCCGGACAACCAGATCATCATGCCGACGGTTGCCGAGGACGTCGCCTTCGGGCTGCGTCGCAGCAAGCTGCCCGCCGACGAGATCCAGCGCCGGGTCGGCGAGCTGCTGGACCGGTTCGGTCTGGCCGGCCACGCCGACCATCCGGCTCATCTGCTCTCCGGTGGGCAGAAGCAGTTGCTCGCCCTCGCCTCGGTGCTCGTCACCCGCCCCGACATCCTGGTGATGGACGAGCCGACCACCCTGCTCGATCTGCGCAACGCGCGGATCATCGGCGAGGTGGTGGCCGGGCTGGACCAGTCGGTGCTGCTGGTCACCCACCACCTGCACCTGCTGGAGTCCTTCGACCGGGTGCTCGTCTTCGACGACGGCCGGCTGGTCGCCGACGACGCACCGGCGGCCGCGCTGGCCCACTACCGGGAGCTGATGGCGGCTTGATGCAGTCCACTCTCGGCCTCTACCGGCCCGGCACCAGCGCGCTGCACCGGATCCCGGCCGGCCCGAAGCTGCTCGCCCTGCTGGTGCTCGGTGCTTCCTCGGTCTTCCTCACCTACTGGTGGCTGGTGCTCGCCCTGCTGGCCGCGCTGCTGGGGGCGTACGCGCTGGCCGGCATCGGCCCGCGGGTCGTCGTCCGGCAGCTCCGGCCGATGCTGTGGCTGCTGGCCTTCACCGCTGCCTATCACGTCTGGGCCACGTCCTGGCAGCGCGCGGTGGTGGTCACCTGCACCATCGTGCTGCTGGTGCTCACCGCCGCCCTGGTCACCCTCACCACGCCCACCTCGGCGCTGATCGACGCCGTGGTGCGGGTGGTCGGGCCGCTGCGCCGGCTGGGGGTGGACCCGGACCGGGTCGGTCTGATGCTCACCCTCGGCATCCGCTGTGTCCCGCTGGTGGCCGATCTGGCCGCCCAGGTGCGCGAGGCTCAGCTGGCCCGCGGGGTCGGGACGAGCTGGAAGGCCTTCGCCGTCCCGCTGGTCGTCCGCGCCCTGCGCGAGGCCGACGCGATGGGCGAGGCGCTGGTCGCCCGCGGTGTCGACGACGAGCCGTCCTGACCGGCGGTATCGTCGGTGCCGGGACACGCACGGAGGGGACGGGACGACTGATGGCGGAGCGTTCGGACACCGTGACCATCCGGGACGTGGCCGAGCGGGCCGGAGTCTCGAAGTCGCTCGTCTCCCTGGTGCTGCGCGGTGACCCGCACGTCAGCGACCAGCGCCGCCGTGCCGTCATCGAGGCGATGGCCGAGCTGGGCTACCGCCCCAACCGCGCCGCCCGGACCCTGTCCAGCTCGCGGTCCGGCGCGGTCGGGGTGCTGCTCAACGATCTGCGCAACCCGTGGTTCGTCGACCTGCTGGAGGGGCTCACCAGCATCCTGCAGGCCGCCGACCTCACCCCGGTGCTGTCCGACAGCGCCACCGTCCGCCTGGTCGGCGGCGACCCGGTGGACTCCCTCACCGGCCTGGGCGTGGACGGCATCGTGGTGGTCGGCACCACCCCCGACGGGCCGGCCCTCACCGAGGC encodes:
- a CDS encoding thiolase family protein, with the protein product MINNAVIIDAVRTPLAHNGGPLAQFTAADLLAPLLERLYRACPQPELLRDVVIGHAFGRVGLGRDALRQAGVPVEVSALSVERGRASGLSAIDYAADKLVSVNTPGYMIAGGVEAGSQAQEPVNPAMADAAHALADEFRITREQRRAYAERSRTRAATSADKDLFGHEIVPVGGVSTDDLSWEDADPSVIDDGAAAVLMIDGASQRRLRRPGLRVTASATFGCDPARVGWGIVPAIEKVLYATRLKLDQFDAIEFDEAFASNVLVACSALHLDPERICRQGGAIAFGHPWGASGAVVITRLFAQLVRQSQGRFGLAAVSAGSGQGIAMVVERC
- a CDS encoding ABC transporter ATP-binding protein, whose translation is MLIEADHVTHTYGDGPAARTVLRDLSVRLTERRVGIVGHNGSGKSTFARMVNGLIVPTRGRILVDGRDTASQAREIRKHVGFLFTDPDNQIIMPTVAEDVAFGLRRSKLPADEIQRRVGELLDRFGLAGHADHPAHLLSGGQKQLLALASVLVTRPDILVMDEPTTLLDLRNARIIGEVVAGLDQSVLLVTHHLHLLESFDRVLVFDDGRLVADDAPAAALAHYRELMAA
- a CDS encoding energy-coupling factor transporter transmembrane protein EcfT — encoded protein: MQSTLGLYRPGTSALHRIPAGPKLLALLVLGASSVFLTYWWLVLALLAALLGAYALAGIGPRVVVRQLRPMLWLLAFTAAYHVWATSWQRAVVVTCTIVLLVLTAALVTLTTPTSALIDAVVRVVGPLRRLGVDPDRVGLMLTLGIRCVPLVADLAAQVREAQLARGVGTSWKAFAVPLVVRALREADAMGEALVARGVDDEPS